One region of Flavobacterium pisciphilum genomic DNA includes:
- a CDS encoding DMT family transporter codes for MRAKIQQAFSNKVESIGLPILALCWVSFFWGTTWLASKEGVKHMPALQLATIRQFIGGILYVGYFLLKKAPWPKGKQWQTIFVLSILNFACSNGLSTWGVKYISSGLGAIIGAIFPIWIVIICFFKGERIAKLAVAGILICFVGVCIIFMDHLADFLNPEFQFGIFLSVAATITWAFGILHIMKKAASFNPYFSLGLQMLISSFILFGITEATGTNIALDKIPVSSWWAIAYLVIIGSVLTFIAFIYTLQHLPKEVSSIYAYINPIVALLLGFILFNETLTLAIVIGVLVTLIGLYLVNSSIRKIKN; via the coding sequence GTGAGAGCTAAAATTCAGCAGGCCTTTTCTAACAAAGTAGAATCTATTGGTTTACCAATACTCGCTTTGTGTTGGGTAAGTTTTTTTTGGGGAACAACATGGCTAGCATCTAAGGAAGGCGTTAAACACATGCCTGCATTACAACTAGCGACTATCCGACAATTTATAGGCGGTATTTTATATGTTGGTTACTTTTTACTCAAGAAAGCACCATGGCCTAAGGGAAAACAATGGCAAACTATTTTTGTGTTGAGTATCTTAAATTTTGCCTGTAGTAATGGGTTAAGTACTTGGGGCGTAAAATACATAAGTAGCGGTCTAGGTGCAATTATTGGTGCTATTTTCCCAATATGGATTGTTATTATTTGCTTTTTTAAAGGAGAACGAATTGCTAAACTCGCTGTTGCTGGAATTTTAATATGTTTTGTTGGGGTGTGTATTATTTTTATGGACCACCTAGCTGATTTTCTTAACCCTGAATTTCAATTCGGAATCTTCTTATCTGTAGCTGCAACTATAACTTGGGCATTTGGAATTTTACATATCATGAAAAAAGCTGCTAGTTTTAACCCCTATTTTAGTTTGGGCTTACAAATGCTTATTTCTAGTTTCATTCTTTTTGGTATAACCGAAGCAACTGGAACTAATATAGCGCTAGATAAAATTCCTGTTTCTTCTTGGTGGGCAATCGCCTATTTAGTTATTATTGGATCTGTCTTAACTTTTATTGCTTTTATATATACGCTGCAACATTTACCAAAAGAAGTTAGCAGTATTTATGCCTACATCAATCCTATCGTTGCCCTATTATTGGGATTCATACTTTTTAATGAAACACTTACCCTTGCTATTGTTATTGGAGTTTTAGTAACTTTAATTGGCTTGTATCTGGTGAATTCGTCGATTCGAAAAATAAAGAATTAG